ATCGCTGACTGGCGAGGGAGGCCGGTTTGAGCGGTTTGGGTCCGGCCGCCAGCATGCCGTCCAGGACGGACGGGATCATGGCTAGACGTTGGGCGAGCAGCTCGTGGCCGTGGGGATCAGACATGGGGAAAAACGCTGAAAATCTAAAAACTGAAACGCTGGAATGGGCTGATACTACTCTCTCTGCTTTCCGTTTTTCCTCCTGTAGGGACGGTGCGCGAGAGTGGCTTGGTTCCCTTCGTTGCCTTCTGTTGAAATTACGGTGCGCGATCAGTCGCGGTGGGCTTCGTCGTCGAGGAAGATCCAGCGTTCGACGTCGAGGTGGTGGCGTTGCAGGGCTTGGGCGTATTCGGTCTTTTTGACCAAGCTGGACGGCGAGTTCATCACCATCTGGATGGTGTTGTTGGGCACGTGCTGTTTGAGCAGCACCATCGAGGCGTCGTAGTCGCGGCTGTCGTAGTGCACGCCGAGTCGTTTGTAGGCCTCCTCACTCGAGAGGGCCTGGCTCGACTGCGTGAGCATGAGGTCGGTGGCGTAAGCACCAAAGCCGGCACCGCGGCCGTCGTTGTAGATGAGTTGGATCACGCCCACGCCGTATTGCACGATGTGTTTGACCGACTGCTTGAGTTTGTCGCGGTTGCCGAGTTGGCGCAGCGGGAAACGGTTGAAGAGCGACTCACTGTGCAGGCGCACCACCGGGATGTCGTAGGAGCGGGCGTTGCCGTGGGTGAGGATGACAAACTCCTGACTGGTCACGATGTCGTAGTAGACGTGCACGCGGAACCAGTAGGGCGTCGTGAGGAGATCCACGATGGGGTCCTCGGGATTGGCCTTTTGAAAAGCTTTGAGGTTTTTGGTGTCGATGGTGACGAAGAAGCGATTGCCCCGGATGAGCTTGTAGTCGCGGATGAGCGGCTGTTCCTCGGCCATGTAGTCCTCGATCTTTTTGTCGGCGAAGATGGTTTTGAACTCCTCGGCATTCAGCAGCACCTCGTCGTCGACCGGCTTCATCGGCAGGAAGTAGCTCGCGGAGTAGATGAAGCGAGTAGCCTCAGGCACGGCGTGGGGTTTGAAGGGCACGACGGGCTCGGGCGGGAGGGCGCGTTTGACGAGGGTTTCGGCCGGACGGTTGAGGATGTGGCCGCTGGCGGCCTTGGACGTCAGGTAGGCAAGGTTGAAGGGCGAGGGTTCAAACTCGAGCGTCTCGGTATCCACGACCTTGATACCTTGGTCGCGGAGGGCGGACACTTTGTCGGGATTGTTGGTGAGGACGATGAACGGTGCCTTGATGCCGAGCAGCAAGCAGATGTCGGAAATGTTGTCGTAGTTGCGGTGGTCCTTCTTGAGGCCCATCGAGGCGTAGGCCTGGAAGGTGGAGAGCTGGTCGAGGGAGGCCTGCACCATCATGCGGTCGCGGGATTTGCCCACGTAGCCGACACCGCGGCCTTCCTGCATGAGGTAGAAGAGGATTCCGTTGCCCTTCTCGGCGATGACCTTGAAGGCGCCTTCGAGCTGCTGCACGCAGTCGCAATCGCAGCCGCGGAGGGTCTCGCTGGTCACGCAGGAGGAGTGCAGGCGAGTGTAGAGCAGCTCGGCATCGGCAATGTCACCATGCGCGAGGGCGATGATGTAGTGCTTGTCGATGATGTCTTGGAAAATGTGGGTGCGGAACGGGCCGAAACGGGTCTCCAGATTGCAGGTCGCGACATAGAGCGTCGTGCCATGCAGCGGGCGGTCCTGGGTGGGCTCGCTGTCGTGGGCGACCGCGCCGAAGGTATGCTGCATCTCCGCAACCAGACGCTGAAACTCGTCGGGAATATTGGCAAAGGTGGCGGTCGGTGCGGTGGTTTCGGTGGACATGATGGAAGAGCTAATATGCTAAAAGTCGGAAAGGCTAAATGTCGGGCTGTTTTTACAGGTGGATACGCTGTCGGGCGTGAAGCCCGACCCACTTGCTGGTGGAGGGGCTCGGTTTCGACTCAGCCCGAGAACGGAAAGATCTCGAAGAACTGGAGGAAGAAGATCGCGGCGATGATGTAGCCGACGGTGGGGAAGGTCTTGGGTTTGCCGCTGGCGAGAGCGAGCAAGGCCGCGCTGATGAGGCCGAAGCCGATGCCCTCGGCAATGCTGAAGGTGAGCGGAATGCAGAGGATGATGAGCATGGCGGGAGCCGCGACGCGGAAGTCGTCCATTTTGATCTCTGTCACCGATTGCAGCATGAAGATGCCCACCACCACGAGGGCAGGCGCCGTGGCCGCGGCGGGGATGGCGAGGATGATGGGGGTGAGAAAGAGGGCGAGCAGCATGAGCACTCCCACGGTGACAGCGGTAAGGCCGGTGCGGCCGCCGGCTTCAACGCCGGAGGCGGACTCGATGTAGCTCACGACGGTGGAGGTGCCGAAGAGGGAGCTGAGGATGGCGGCGATGGAATCGGCGACGAGAGCGTTACCGGCTTTGGGCAGGTTGCCGTCTTTGTCGAGCAGACCGGCGCGTTTCGTCACGCCGATGAGTGTGCCGATGTTGTCGAACATATCGACCAACAGGAGCGTGAGGATGAGCGGCAGGGCGACTTGAAAGGCCGACCAAGACGAGAGGAAACCGAACTCCAGTTGCAGGAACACCGGACTGGGATCGGACGGCATGGCGAACCACGACTCGGGCAACGCGGTGACTTTGCCGCCGTTGCCGTCGGGGATGAACAGGCCGATGATCGAGGTGACGACGATGCCGATGATGATGGCGGCGGGCACCCCGCGGGCGACGAGCAGGATCGTGAGGGCGATGCCGATGAGGCAGACGAGCGCGGGGCCCGAGGTGAAGTCACCGTGCGTGACATAGGTGGCCGGGCTCGCGACGATGATGCCGCCGTTTTTTAAACCGATGAAGGCGATGAACAGGCCGATGCCGCAAGTGATCGCGATCTTAAGCGAGTAGGGGATGGCGCGGACGATTTTCTCGCGCACGCCGGTCACGGAGAGGGCGAGGAAGATGAAGCCGTTCACAAACACCATGCCGAGGGCCTGTTGCCAGGGGACGCCGGCGCCGATGCAGATCGAGTAGGTGAAGAAGGCGTTGATACCCATGCCCGGAGCGAGCGCCAACGGGAAGTTGGTCAGGGCCGCCATCAGGAACGTAGCGACGGCGGCGGTGAGCGCAGTGACGGTGACCAGGGCGGCGCGGTCCATACCAGCGTCGGCCAGAATGCTGGGGTTCACCGCCAGGATGTAGGCCATGGCGGCGAAGGTGGTGAGGCCGGCCTGGAGTTCGCGGGAAACGGTGGTGCCGTGGTCGGTGAGCTTGAACAGTCGATTCAGCATGGGAATGAGCGGGAGCGGAACGAAGCGGAAGAGGGACGGAAATGAAACGCCTCAGCAATGACGGTGCCAAAGGGGCCGCAGGATTGCGGGTTGCGGCGGGACCGGCAACGCATGATTTTGAAGGTGTGCGAGTTATCGACGCTCATGTGCATTTATATCCACCGCAGATAAATGCGGATCCGGCCGGTTGGGCGGCGGCGGCCGGTGAGCCGCATTGGGCGACGCTCTGCACACGGGTGCGGCCGGGCGGGCGCGCGGTGCAGGGGTTCCCGTCGGTGGACACCCTGCTGCGCGACATGGATGCGGCCGGCGTCGATGAGGCCGTGTTGCTCGGCTGGTATTGGCAAACGGTGGCGGCGACGGAATTGCAGAACCGGTTTTTTGAAGAGGTGGTGGCGGCGCATCCGGATCGGCTGCGGGCCTGCGGGACCTGGCATCCGGCGATGGGCGTTGGGCCACTGGCGAGCTTTCGGGAGC
This portion of the Actomonas aquatica genome encodes:
- a CDS encoding GTP cyclohydrolase; this encodes MSTETTAPTATFANIPDEFQRLVAEMQHTFGAVAHDSEPTQDRPLHGTTLYVATCNLETRFGPFRTHIFQDIIDKHYIIALAHGDIADAELLYTRLHSSCVTSETLRGCDCDCVQQLEGAFKVIAEKGNGILFYLMQEGRGVGYVGKSRDRMMVQASLDQLSTFQAYASMGLKKDHRNYDNISDICLLLGIKAPFIVLTNNPDKVSALRDQGIKVVDTETLEFEPSPFNLAYLTSKAASGHILNRPAETLVKRALPPEPVVPFKPHAVPEATRFIYSASYFLPMKPVDDEVLLNAEEFKTIFADKKIEDYMAEEQPLIRDYKLIRGNRFFVTIDTKNLKAFQKANPEDPIVDLLTTPYWFRVHVYYDIVTSQEFVILTHGNARSYDIPVVRLHSESLFNRFPLRQLGNRDKLKQSVKHIVQYGVGVIQLIYNDGRGAGFGAYATDLMLTQSSQALSSEEAYKRLGVHYDSRDYDASMVLLKQHVPNNTIQMVMNSPSSLVKKTEYAQALQRHHLDVERWIFLDDEAHRD
- a CDS encoding NCS2 family permease, with protein sequence MLNRLFKLTDHGTTVSRELQAGLTTFAAMAYILAVNPSILADAGMDRAALVTVTALTAAVATFLMAALTNFPLALAPGMGINAFFTYSICIGAGVPWQQALGMVFVNGFIFLALSVTGVREKIVRAIPYSLKIAITCGIGLFIAFIGLKNGGIIVASPATYVTHGDFTSGPALVCLIGIALTILLVARGVPAAIIIGIVVTSIIGLFIPDGNGGKVTALPESWFAMPSDPSPVFLQLEFGFLSSWSAFQVALPLILTLLLVDMFDNIGTLIGVTKRAGLLDKDGNLPKAGNALVADSIAAILSSLFGTSTVVSYIESASGVEAGGRTGLTAVTVGVLMLLALFLTPIILAIPAAATAPALVVVGIFMLQSVTEIKMDDFRVAAPAMLIILCIPLTFSIAEGIGFGLISAALLALASGKPKTFPTVGYIIAAIFFLQFFEIFPFSG